The Leptospira licerasiae serovar Varillal str. VAR 010 genome segment TTTAGGTCCAACTAAGGACTTTATTTGTTTTTGGATCCTTTTTTCGAAGGCTCTGGCTTTACTTTTAGTTTATTATGAATCGCTTAAATGTTTATGGTCTTTTTTCTTTTTTATCGCTTATGAACTGGATAACTTCTTTTCGATTTTGATCCCAATGTTTATCAAATTCAAAAATCAATCCTTTGATCTTTCCTTGAGAATTTACCCAAAGAACTGAATCCGGGTGATCGATCTCTCCACTTTTGTTGGAAGAAAATGCCATAATCCCGAAAAGTCTGGCGAGTTCAAAGACCCTTCCCCTCGATTCAAGCCTGATAAATTTAGTCTCCGATTTTATGTCGGAAAAATATTGTTCAAAACGATCTTCCGTATCTTTTTCCGGATCTAAACTTATGAATACGAGTCGGAGATCTTTTTGTTTGGAGACTAGATTTTTCAGTTTTTGCAAGCTGCCATGACATACTGTCTTACAGTTTAGATACCCGAAATATACTAGATTTTCTTTTCCGATCAGATTCTCGCGTA includes the following:
- a CDS encoding SCO family protein translates to MVIFPLFYFLPSSSSGMMEADRSLPEFQLNDKNGKISDIRENLIGKENLVYFGYLNCKTVCHGSLQKLKNLVSKQKDLRLVFISLDPEKDTEDRFEQYFSDIKSETKFIRLESRGRVFELARLFGIMAFSSNKSGEIDHPDSVLWVNSQGKIKGLIFEFDKHWDQNRKEVIQFISDKKEKRP